The nucleotide window ACTCACCCCCTCTCCTCACCGCGATAATGGAAGCCTCATAATCAAAGTCCACAAATTCCTCCACGACGAAGTAACCCCCTTCCTTCTCTAAAAACCTGAAGTCCTCTACGTTACCCTTAACGAAGTACTGTCCCTTACCGTCATACCCTCCTTCGGATTTTTTGATTACCCCAACTCCGCCAAATTCATCGCGAAGAACCCTAAGGGCCTCATCTCCATTCTCCACAGTAATAAACCTAGGGACTGGGAAACCCTCCTTCCTAAGGTACTCTTTCTCCAGATGTCTAGCCCTCTTCAGGTTAACTGAGTTTAAGCCTGGTAAAAGCTTTCCTAAATCATGGGCAAGTGTAAGGGGGCCTTCATCTACGTGCTCAAACTCAAACGTGACCACGTCGCACTCTTCGATAATTTTCTTGTAATCTTCCTTGAAACATCTAGCTACTCTGCATGCGGGCTCCTCTCGGTCAGCGTAAACGTAAAAGTTTATTGGGAACTTAGAGCCCTCCAGAACCATCATCCAGCCCAGTTGCCCCCCACCCAGTATGCAGAAGTTAAAGTGTGGTCGATAGGACATCCCTCCTCATCCCCTCCATGAACTGTTGAATCTTGTTCACAAGTTCAGGGTGCTTTAAGGATAATATTCTGACTGCTAGGAGAGCAGCATTCTTAGCCCCACCAATGGCCACAGTAGCTACTGGAACCCCATAGGGCATCTGAACTATGGAAAGAAGAGAATCTAGACCGTTGAGGTTTCTTGTGGGGATTGGAACTCCGATAACAGGTAAGTGAGTGAGAGATGCTACCATGCCCGGAAGGTGTGCAGCGCCTCCCGCTCCTGCAATTATGACCTCTATCCCCTTGCTGTGCGCCTCCTTCGCGTATTCCATCATGAACTCCGGAGTTCTGTGGGCTGACACAACCCTCGCTTCATAAGATACGTTGAAGTTGCTCAACACTTCTGCTGCCTCCTTCATAACCTCCCAGTCGTTCTTACTTCCCATTATGACTCCGACCAATGGCATGTTTACCAATTGATATTCTAAATTCCTCTCTTTAATTGATTCTGTCTTCACGTTTCTTCGGTACAAATCTCACATTCAGCCGGAAACCTTCAAAATATTGGCTAGTCTAAGCTCAAATACCAATCCCCAGAGGCCAACGTTTTCTCTACCATTTATAACTCATTGATACGGACTCTAAATTCTAAAAGTCTAACATTTATTATAACATTTGTAGTAAAAAGATACACTTTGCTCAATTTATTACCTAGAACATGTTAGAGATAGGTAATGAGCGACAGAACGAAGATTTCGCCCACTGAGGTCTTCTTCCTTTCCTTCGGAGGTCAGTCACCTTTTATCTCACTTATTGCATTCGGGACAGAGATGATCCTATATGTTGGGACTGACTCGGGCTTCGCCATGATGGTTACGACCTTGCTGGTTATGGCCAACGCGTCGGTGATTTACTCGCTGTCTAAAAGGTTTACGAAGGGGGGTGGATATTACACTTACGCTCTACATGCACTGACTAGTGATTTAGGAATTACGACTGGATGGATGTACATCCTTTACTCACTGAGCTACGGAGGTACTCTGATGCTGGGAGGAGTTTACGTGTTAGAACAGCTTACCGGAATTGATCCCCTTTTACTATCCCTCCTAGTCACAATCATAGCCTCGGCTATAGTAATAGGTGGAGTTAAGCTGTCTGCAAGGTATGCAGTTGCAGTTGGTATACTAGAAATTATTGCCATCCTAGGTTTATCTTTCTATTTCCTTTTTCTTTCAGGATTTAAATTCTATAACCCTATCCCCTCAAAATTACCGGAAAATCTTCCGGAGGCGATCTTGTTCGGTATAGGAATTCCATCCGGTTACTCCAGCGTCGTTAGTTTCCCTGAAGAGATACAGAACGCTGCGAAAACCGTAAGCAGGACTTCCATCCTAGTACCCCTTCTAGGGGGAGGGCTAGCGTCACTCTTCTTTTACTCCTTAGCTGCAATGAATTTTCAAGGAAACATGGTATCCCTATTGCTCTCTCTCTTTGGGACGGTCGGTGGCATATTTATAGCTGCCATTGCCATGAGCGACGCAGTACTGGGAGGAATAGCGTATCTTTTGGCTGGGTCAAGAACGCTGTTCAATATGGCTAAAAATCAACATTTCACGAGCCTCTTCTCAATTGAATATAAGGGACAGCCCAAGGTAGCGGAGGTAATAGTTTCGATATTCGTTGTCTTGACTTCATTTTTCCTAGTACGTTATTTTGGGATTTTTACTTCCCTAGGTCTAATAGCAGGAATTGCAGGCCTGAGTAACCTCTACATACACATGGCTGCCTCTGTGTCCCTTGCGAGGATGGGTAGAAGGAAACCCAGGAAGCACGTCCACGAAATAGTTTTCTCCGTTTTCTCACTAGTTCTATCCTCTTGGATACTCTTCGTATCCTTTGGCCAGTTGGAAAAATACGTAGTGTACTTCTTCTTAGGATGGATCATACTAGGATTTCTCCTCGCCGAGAGCTTAGAAATGCTTAGGGAAGAGGAAAGTGGAAAATGAGCCCTAGCTATTGTGGAATAGACCTCGCTGTGAAAAGGGAAAGTGCTGTTGCGGTGATGACGGGAAACCTGATTGAAGTCCAGTTTCTACTTGCTGACGAAGAAATAATAAACGCCTGTGAGGAGGCAAAGGTGGTCGCCATTGACGCGCCCTTGACCTATAAGGAGGGATACAGGGAAGTTGACCTGTTGTTGGTAAGGAGGGGGCTAAGGGTTTTTCCTCCCTCTTTTATTAAGGCATTGACCTATAGGGGAATGGAACTATCTAAAAGCTTGAACGCCATAGAGACGCACCCTACCTCCTCCTTCAAGATCCTAGGATGGGATTGGAAGGATCTGAGTAACAACAAGGATGAGGCGGACTCGGTCATAAGCGCAGTGACCGCATACCACTATACCATGGGTAAAACACTATCCTTCAAAGCAGTTGATGGAGAAATACACCTCCTTAAGCCTCCAAGACCATCCATCTCAAGTGTAGGTAGAAGAAGATATATTATAGAAGACTAGGGAGAATGTATATTCAAAATTTTAAAAGCTAATAAGTAGAAATTTCAAATTAAAATCTAAACCGGTGCTCAAGTTAGTATCATAAAATGTCCCATCTTTCTTTTACAATAACCAAAAATCCTGCGAGGAAGGATTGAAACTTGAGGCAATCATAACGTAAACCGCTTAAGATATTAACAATCAGGGTTTACCAGTACTAATGAAGTCAGTATATTTTTTATATGATTTAGGTATTTTAGTAAACTATGAAAAGACATTCTCATTTTGATCGTCTTCTAGACGAAAGGAGAAAAAATTTCGAAAACCCAGAGAACTTTATTCCCAAGCTTCTTCGAGGAGATGAGATTGTAGTCGATATGGGATGCGGCCCTGGATACTACTGCCCGGAGCTGGAGAAATACTCTTCAAAGCTCTATTGTGTTGACTTTAACAAGGAGGCGTTAGATATTGCAAAGACCAGGATAAAGAAGCCAAACACCGAACTCCTTTACGAAGAGTCATCAAGAACCTCAATACCCCCGTCCTCAGTTGACGTGGTTGTACTAGCCAACTCCTTCCATGATATGGACAGGGAAGCTGCCTATTCTGAAATTTTAAGGATACTAAAACCCTCGGGTAAGGTCATTATCGTGGATTGGAAAAAAGAGGAGACACCCTTTGGACCCCCCATGAGCATCAGAATGAGCGAAAAGGACTACATAAACCTTTTCAAAGATTTCGAACTAAAGCAAACCTTTGATCCTGGTCCCTATCACTACGGTTTGGTCCTTATAAGAAAATCCAACTAGGAATAAGTATTCATCAAGAAGGCCGAGGAAAGAAGATAATGCCCCCCATGATTTGGAAGATGCCTTCTCCGTCCAGTCTGAGAAAAGAGTTGTGCCCTTTAGGATTGATCGAACAGTCCTAGATTTTTATTAAGGTAATATATATTAATGATAAAAACAATGAAGAGAGGAAAATATTATTACACGTTTGACCTTTTCCTCGCTGATCCTCTCCCGTCCTAAAGGGTGATGTTTGCTGTCCTTTCGTCGAAACTATATCTCCTTCAGTTCTTGGGAGATATCTGATACCGATATCATACCAACAACCTCACCGTCCTTATTCATAACTGGTAAATGTCTGATTTTCTTTTCAGCCATTATCTTCGCAGCTTGGACTATATCTGTGTCTTCGTTTACAGTTATTAGTTCCCTCATAGTTGCTACCGTCCTAAGCTCATCCATTGCGGAAGATCCGTTGGCAATCGCTCTCACCGCATCTCTTTCTGTGAAGATACCCTTAGGAGTCCCACTCTCCGTAACTACAACGGAACTAACCCCTTTCTCTAACATCAGCTTGCAGGTCTCTTGGAGGGTC belongs to Metallosphaera tengchongensis and includes:
- a CDS encoding 5-(carboxyamino)imidazole ribonucleotide synthase is translated as MSYRPHFNFCILGGGQLGWMMVLEGSKFPINFYVYADREEPACRVARCFKEDYKKIIEECDVVTFEFEHVDEGPLTLAHDLGKLLPGLNSVNLKRARHLEKEYLRKEGFPVPRFITVENGDEALRVLRDEFGGVGVIKKSEGGYDGKGQYFVKGNVEDFRFLEKEGGYFVVEEFVDFDYEASIIAVRRGGEFKSYPGTFNYNEKGILVYNYGPYENQQMRDIAKELTSRLNYTGVIGIEFFVKEGKVMINEFAPRVHNTGHYTLDGAEVSQFEQHVRALSGLELGSTEVMSFSGTVNVLGIQEPPLSVLQYGTLYWYGKNSATKRRKMGHINVIGENLLDVKAKIEKVMKILYPNGLDL
- the purE gene encoding 5-(carboxyamino)imidazole ribonucleotide mutase, with amino-acid sequence MPLVGVIMGSKNDWEVMKEAAEVLSNFNVSYEARVVSAHRTPEFMMEYAKEAHSKGIEVIIAGAGGAAHLPGMVASLTHLPVIGVPIPTRNLNGLDSLLSIVQMPYGVPVATVAIGGAKNAALLAVRILSLKHPELVNKIQQFMEGMRRDVLSTTL
- a CDS encoding APC family permease, coding for MSDRTKISPTEVFFLSFGGQSPFISLIAFGTEMILYVGTDSGFAMMVTTLLVMANASVIYSLSKRFTKGGGYYTYALHALTSDLGITTGWMYILYSLSYGGTLMLGGVYVLEQLTGIDPLLLSLLVTIIASAIVIGGVKLSARYAVAVGILEIIAILGLSFYFLFLSGFKFYNPIPSKLPENLPEAILFGIGIPSGYSSVVSFPEEIQNAAKTVSRTSILVPLLGGGLASLFFYSLAAMNFQGNMVSLLLSLFGTVGGIFIAAIAMSDAVLGGIAYLLAGSRTLFNMAKNQHFTSLFSIEYKGQPKVAEVIVSIFVVLTSFFLVRYFGIFTSLGLIAGIAGLSNLYIHMAASVSLARMGRRKPRKHVHEIVFSVFSLVLSSWILFVSFGQLEKYVVYFFLGWIILGFLLAESLEMLREEESGK
- a CDS encoding DUF429 domain-containing protein, producing MSPSYCGIDLAVKRESAVAVMTGNLIEVQFLLADEEIINACEEAKVVAIDAPLTYKEGYREVDLLLVRRGLRVFPPSFIKALTYRGMELSKSLNAIETHPTSSFKILGWDWKDLSNNKDEADSVISAVTAYHYTMGKTLSFKAVDGEIHLLKPPRPSISSVGRRRYIIED
- a CDS encoding class I SAM-dependent methyltransferase, translated to MKRHSHFDRLLDERRKNFENPENFIPKLLRGDEIVVDMGCGPGYYCPELEKYSSKLYCVDFNKEALDIAKTRIKKPNTELLYEESSRTSIPPSSVDVVVLANSFHDMDREAAYSEILRILKPSGKVIIVDWKKEETPFGPPMSIRMSEKDYINLFKDFELKQTFDPGPYHYGLVLIRKSN
- a CDS encoding CBS domain-containing protein, with translation MKRVKDVMSSPVFQVEVNTTLQETCKLMLEKGVSSVVVTESGTPKGIFTERDAVRAIANGSSAMDELRTVATMRELITVNEDTDIVQAAKIMAEKKIRHLPVMNKDGEVVGMISVSDISQELKEI